The Branchiostoma floridae strain S238N-H82 chromosome 10, Bfl_VNyyK, whole genome shotgun sequence genome has a segment encoding these proteins:
- the LOC118424519 gene encoding mannan endo-1,4-beta-mannosidase-like, which yields MRMLSVAVLLTLLSAAAQGQTFLSTDGQHFKLNGQRVFLSGVNMAWCRYGSDFGGGLYYSYKSSSPCPSSKSKYEQAIMDIANNGGNSLRVWLHVEGQETPVFSYWGSVTQTDATDELVNELKDMLGFAQRHNVLVFLVLWNGAHHGNHFWKVRDLVWDDLKLGTYVEQALRPLARGLKDERALGGWEIINEPEGSLRVQHDPDPCYNTDFLAGSGAGWAGNSDGSEF from the exons ATGAGGATGCTGTCCGTTGCTGTCCTCCTGACCTTGCTGTCTGCAGCTGCCCAAGGGCAGACCTTCCTGTCCACAGACGGACAGCACTTCAAGCTGAACGGCCAGCGAGTCTTTCTGTCTGGAGTAAACATG GCCTGGTGTCGGTACGGAAGTGACTTTGGCGGCGGCCTGTACTACTCTTACAAGTCTTCATCACCGTGTCCGAGTTCAAAGTCCAAGTACGAACAAGCCATAATGGACATCGCTAACAACGGCGGCAATTCACTTC GTGTGTGGCTGCACGTAGAAGGGCAAGAGACACCTGTGTTCTCCTACTGGGGTTCCGTCACACAGACCGACGCTACAGATGAACTGGTCAACGAACTGAAGGACATGCTAGGCTTT GCGCAGCGGCATAACGTGTTGGTGTTCCTAGTCCTGTGGAACGGCGCTCACCATGGTAACCACTTCTGGAAGGTTCGCGATCTGGTGTGGGACGACCTGAAGCTCGGCACGTACGTGGAGCAGGCGCTCAGGCCGCTGGCACGGGGGCTGAAGGACGAGAGGGCACTCG GCGGCTGGGAGATCATAAACGAACCTGAGGGTAGTCTGAGGGTTCAGCACGACCCCGATCCCTGCTATAACACGGACTTCCTGGCCGGGAGCGGTGCCGGATGGGCGGGGAACAGCGACGGGTCAGAGTTTTAA